A single Filimonas effusa DNA region contains:
- a CDS encoding SusC/RagA family TonB-linked outer membrane protein, whose protein sequence is MKLLSVFLLAACLSVSARPLAQEVTVSVKNVSLKEVLTEVERQTGIYFAAPVNVLARSRPVTVSVTNMSLQAFLAKVLKEQPILYRLEENTVFLSANTLVSLHADNVGYTALFREITRQTGYLFKYDEETLNKAGNINIDVTAKPVNEVLDRFLKAKGYKYEVSGKTITVREAPVITAEALYGAANAAASLIKGRVTDARTAEPVEGASVVVKGAKQGTTTDKQGLFSISVNPGAVLVISSLGFITSEITVGSITFLNIKLSVSVESMKDIVVTGMYNRKASTFTGSTTTFSQEELVKVSNQNIIQSLKNLDPAFQVLDNIQFGSDPNRMPDIQLRGQSGFPDLNGEYGTNPNLPLFILDGFETSLQKIIDLDPYRVKSATILKDAAAKAIYGARAANGIVVIETIRPAAGKLQITYNGSLNMEAPDLSSYNLTNATEKLQVEDAANIYYSVYPTEQASLLKRRSEVASLVERGVNTDWLAQPVRMGVGQRHSLRLEGGDAYLRYGVDLMYNNVTGAMKGSDRRTTSGAIDLLYRVKNFSFSNVLTVGANRADNSPYGDFQRYTLMNPYYPKTDANGIIQPLISTNVVRLPLGFNTTVLTPLQFLTTTDQVLNPLYNATIGTKDFSNYTDITNNFNVEWSLKKGFIVRGRLGYNKQLTSADQFLPANHTTFYTWTSEALKYRRGRYTKSNGESSYINGNLSLNYTRTFGKHQVFANGGYDISERKGDNQTYIVEGFPSEDIDYLSAGFQFSQDNKRPVGSPSVVRDLGLFGAVNYSWNDRFLADLSYRASESSQFGANNRWGSFWSAGAGWNLHNEKLFSQLGFIQQLRIRGSTGYTGSQGFSSYMSYATYSYIFGDVYANGNGAKLISLANPELRWQQKRDNNIGIDLSLFNKVDVRADYYIGYTDGLITDITLPPSAGFATYKANLGKTQNEGIELRLNYKVFSNPKKRNSLSVFATLAHNKNTLKEISNSLDTWNDKRDAESSVTGTVSYVDSSSRNVLTNRPKVRYVVNQSMNAIWAVPSMGIDPATGAEVYKKRDGSLTTKWDPADQVVAGDNLPKFNGNFGFNFILNGWQLSSSFMYRLGGQMYNQTLVDKVENANIYQNVDKRVLTSRWRKPGDISFFKNVADYGLTQPSTRFVMDWNMLTFSSLNLSYDLDKFPAVRQLGFRRLRIGAAANDLFTWSSVQVERGTAYPFARRFSFSLQAMF, encoded by the coding sequence ATGAAATTGCTTAGTGTCTTCCTGCTGGCTGCATGCCTCTCTGTTTCCGCAAGACCATTGGCGCAGGAGGTAACTGTGAGTGTCAAAAACGTTTCCCTGAAGGAAGTCTTGACCGAAGTTGAGCGGCAAACAGGCATCTATTTCGCCGCACCGGTAAATGTACTCGCCAGGTCAAGACCTGTTACCGTCTCTGTTACCAATATGTCGCTCCAGGCTTTCCTGGCGAAAGTATTGAAAGAACAACCTATCCTCTATCGTCTCGAAGAAAACACTGTTTTCCTGAGTGCCAATACACTGGTCTCTCTCCACGCTGATAATGTCGGGTATACTGCGCTTTTTAGGGAAATAACGAGGCAAACGGGCTACCTCTTTAAATACGACGAAGAAACCTTGAACAAAGCCGGTAATATCAATATCGATGTAACAGCCAAACCGGTAAATGAAGTCCTCGATCGCTTTTTGAAAGCTAAAGGCTATAAATACGAGGTGTCGGGCAAAACAATCACTGTTCGCGAAGCTCCCGTCATTACTGCCGAAGCTTTGTATGGCGCTGCCAATGCGGCAGCAAGTCTTATCAAAGGGCGGGTTACCGACGCACGTACAGCCGAACCTGTCGAAGGGGCAAGTGTGGTAGTGAAAGGAGCGAAACAGGGCACTACAACCGACAAACAGGGACTGTTCTCTATTTCTGTTAATCCAGGCGCTGTTCTGGTAATATCGTCTCTTGGTTTTATTACCTCCGAAATAACCGTTGGGTCAATTACTTTCCTGAACATCAAGCTGTCGGTATCTGTTGAATCAATGAAGGACATTGTGGTGACGGGTATGTATAACAGGAAGGCATCTACCTTCACCGGATCTACTACTACTTTCAGCCAGGAAGAACTGGTAAAAGTAAGTAACCAGAATATTATCCAAAGTCTTAAAAACCTGGACCCTGCATTCCAGGTGCTTGATAACATCCAGTTCGGTTCCGATCCCAATCGTATGCCGGATATTCAGTTGAGAGGGCAATCTGGTTTCCCCGATCTCAATGGGGAGTATGGCACCAATCCCAATCTGCCGCTTTTTATTCTTGATGGGTTTGAAACCTCCCTTCAAAAGATCATCGACCTCGATCCATATAGGGTGAAATCTGCTACGATACTCAAAGACGCTGCGGCAAAAGCTATCTACGGTGCCAGGGCCGCAAATGGTATTGTGGTTATCGAAACCATTCGCCCTGCTGCAGGTAAGCTGCAGATAACTTACAATGGAAGCCTCAATATGGAAGCGCCCGACCTGAGTAGCTATAATCTTACCAATGCAACAGAAAAATTGCAGGTTGAAGATGCGGCTAATATTTACTATTCGGTATATCCCACCGAACAGGCAAGCCTGCTCAAAAGGCGTAGCGAAGTTGCATCCCTGGTCGAAAGGGGAGTGAATACCGATTGGCTCGCACAACCGGTTAGAATGGGAGTTGGACAACGACACTCTTTAAGACTCGAAGGCGGCGATGCTTATCTGCGCTACGGCGTTGATCTTATGTATAATAATGTTACCGGTGCCATGAAGGGCTCTGATAGAAGAACTACTTCAGGAGCAATAGACTTGCTGTATAGGGTGAAAAACTTCTCCTTCAGTAACGTATTGACGGTAGGCGCCAATCGGGCGGATAACTCTCCTTATGGCGACTTCCAGCGTTACACGCTTATGAACCCGTATTATCCTAAAACGGATGCCAATGGTATTATACAGCCGCTTATCAGCACCAATGTGGTTCGGTTGCCGCTTGGATTCAATACTACGGTATTAACGCCTTTGCAGTTTCTTACCACTACCGATCAAGTGTTGAACCCGCTCTATAATGCTACTATTGGCACAAAGGATTTTAGTAATTACACCGATATTACCAACAACTTTAATGTCGAATGGAGCCTGAAAAAAGGATTCATCGTCAGGGGTAGGTTGGGCTATAATAAACAACTGACGTCTGCCGATCAGTTCCTGCCGGCTAATCATACAACCTTTTACACCTGGACTTCCGAAGCGCTTAAATACAGGCGCGGCCGCTATACGAAATCAAATGGCGAGTCTTCTTATATTAACGGAAACCTGAGCCTTAACTACACGAGAACTTTCGGTAAACATCAGGTGTTCGCAAACGGTGGCTATGATATCAGCGAAAGAAAGGGTGATAACCAGACTTATATAGTCGAAGGTTTCCCTTCCGAAGACATCGATTATTTATCCGCCGGCTTCCAGTTCTCACAAGATAATAAACGGCCGGTAGGCTCCCCGTCAGTAGTAAGGGATCTCGGCCTTTTTGGAGCCGTAAACTATTCCTGGAATGATCGCTTCCTGGCCGACTTGTCCTATCGTGCAAGTGAATCATCCCAGTTCGGTGCGAACAACCGGTGGGGCAGCTTCTGGTCTGCAGGTGCAGGCTGGAACCTGCATAACGAAAAGCTGTTTTCGCAACTCGGCTTTATTCAACAGCTAAGAATCCGCGGCTCCACAGGTTATACCGGCTCACAGGGCTTTAGCTCTTATATGAGCTATGCCACCTATAGCTACATCTTTGGTGATGTATATGCGAACGGTAATGGGGCCAAATTAATTTCTTTAGCCAACCCGGAATTACGTTGGCAGCAAAAACGTGATAATAATATCGGGATCGATTTATCCTTATTCAATAAAGTTGATGTAAGAGCGGATTATTATATCGGTTATACCGATGGCCTGATCACCGATATCACGCTGCCTCCATCGGCTGGCTTTGCTACCTACAAAGCCAATCTTGGTAAAACACAGAATGAAGGAATCGAATTGCGCCTGAACTATAAGGTATTCTCCAATCCTAAAAAACGGAACTCTCTAAGTGTTTTTGCAACGCTTGCACATAATAAAAATACACTGAAAGAAATCTCTAACTCGCTTGATACATGGAATGATAAAAGGGACGCTGAATCTTCTGTAACAGGGACTGTCAGCTATGTCGACTCTTCCAGCAGGAATGTTTTGACCAACAGGCCAAAGGTACGTTATGTTGTAAATCAGTCTATGAATGCGATATGGGCTGTGCCGTCCATGGGCATCGATCCCGCTACCGGTGCTGAAGTGTATAAAAAACGCGATGGATCTCTCACTACTAAATGGGACCCTGCAGATCAGGTAGTGGCCGGAGACAACCTGCCTAAATTCAACGGCAATTTTGGTTTCAATTTCATCTTAAATGGATGGCAACTGAGCAGTTCTTTTATGTACAGGTTAGGAGGGCAGATGTATAATCAAACCCTGGTCGACAAAGTAGAAAATGCCAATATCTACCAGAACGTAGATAAACGCGTACTTACCAGCCGCTGGAGAAAGCCGGGTGATATCAGCTTCTTTAAAAACGTAGCCGATTATGGCCTTACCCAGCCTTCTACAAGATTTGTGATGGATTGGAATATGCTTACATTCTCCTCCCTTAACCTCTCATACGATCTGGATAAATTCCCGGCAGTCAGGCAGCTGGGTTTCCGCCGACTGAGGATAGGAGCCGCCGCGAATGATCTCTTTACATGGTCTTCCGTCCAGGTCGAAAGAGGAACTGCTTATCCGTTCGCAAGACGCTTCTCTTTTTCCCTTCAGGCAATGTTCTAA
- a CDS encoding FecR family protein, with amino-acid sequence MHRQEVYYLLKQYISNQLTYKEEAKLKLVLDDPAYNELLVEVLHDLALMQPQLEAYREEHWQDMIASITRQSVKASATRSIAKRFVVWSAAAAVLAALVVLLLFKKQDATPSGKQAAIAMAKDIMPGTDKAILTLADGSRVVLDEHGHRTLLQGGVALTQQGGQLSYDVNNSANSLQYNTLATPKGGQFQLVLPDGSKVWLNAASTLTFPTAFSGSDRQVVLSGEAYFEITSNASKPFYVKTGDNVNIKVLGTGFNVNAYQNESALRTTLLQGAISVTASLSGNEQTVLLKPLQQAQVSREENGSRHSPDKITVNNNIDVNTVVAWKNGAFNLEGSNLREVMRQLERWYDIEVTYEGNVPDIMFAGKISRRVKLSSVLHALEEWGVNFRMDGDRHLVVLP; translated from the coding sequence ATGCATAGGCAGGAAGTATATTATTTATTAAAACAATATATCAGTAACCAGCTTACCTATAAAGAGGAAGCGAAGCTAAAACTGGTATTGGATGACCCTGCTTATAACGAGCTGCTGGTAGAGGTTTTACATGATCTTGCTCTGATGCAGCCGCAACTTGAAGCGTATCGCGAAGAGCATTGGCAGGATATGATCGCATCCATTACCAGGCAGTCGGTAAAGGCTTCCGCAACGCGTAGTATCGCAAAACGTTTTGTTGTTTGGTCGGCTGCTGCTGCAGTGCTGGCGGCATTAGTGGTTTTATTGCTCTTCAAAAAGCAGGATGCCACCCCGTCGGGCAAACAGGCTGCTATTGCTATGGCAAAGGATATTATGCCTGGAACCGATAAAGCAATACTGACATTGGCCGATGGCTCCAGGGTTGTCTTGGATGAACATGGCCATCGAACGCTCTTGCAGGGAGGCGTGGCCTTGACGCAGCAGGGCGGGCAGCTCAGCTATGATGTTAATAATAGCGCCAACAGCCTGCAGTATAATACGCTTGCCACTCCAAAAGGTGGTCAGTTCCAGCTGGTATTGCCCGATGGCTCTAAAGTGTGGCTGAATGCGGCAAGCACGCTCACCTTCCCTACAGCTTTTTCCGGCAGTGACCGCCAGGTAGTTCTTTCCGGAGAAGCCTATTTCGAAATAACATCCAACGCCAGTAAACCGTTTTATGTTAAAACAGGTGACAATGTAAATATAAAGGTCCTTGGAACAGGATTCAACGTAAATGCTTATCAGAACGAATCTGCACTCAGAACTACCTTGCTGCAAGGGGCGATTTCGGTAACGGCATCTCTATCCGGTAACGAACAAACGGTATTGTTGAAGCCGTTGCAACAGGCACAGGTAAGCCGGGAAGAGAACGGTAGCCGGCACAGCCCCGATAAGATCACCGTGAATAATAATATCGATGTAAATACAGTCGTGGCCTGGAAAAATGGAGCCTTTAATCTCGAAGGTAGTAACCTTCGGGAAGTAATGCGCCAGCTCGAACGGTGGTATGATATAGAAGTAACATATGAAGGAAACGTCCCCGATATCATGTTTGCAGGTAAAATTAGCCGCCGGGTAAAACTGTCTTCGGTATTACATGCTCTGGAAGAATGGGGTGTTAATTTCAGGATGGATGGGGACAGGCATTTGGTAGTATTACCCTGA
- a CDS encoding RNA polymerase sigma factor, translating to MNDKNTETVINEKALFEKIASGTEADFAMVFHAYNKKLFPFVHNITRSSIIAEEIIQEVFLRLWVNREEVARMDNPVGWLYRVASNLSLSHLRQLTKQQQGLQQLSAIAQHDEKTVEDALGAKELAKLIEQAIAQLPPKRQEIFRLSRSQGLNHKEIATSLGLSSNTVKDQLVISLKFIKALIYKQTGISLSVLLIIRFFEKKM from the coding sequence ATGAATGATAAGAATACTGAGACTGTAATAAATGAAAAAGCGTTGTTTGAAAAGATCGCTTCCGGCACGGAAGCCGATTTCGCCATGGTTTTTCATGCCTACAACAAAAAGCTTTTTCCGTTTGTCCATAATATCACACGTTCTTCCATCATTGCGGAAGAAATTATCCAGGAGGTATTCCTGCGCTTGTGGGTGAACCGGGAAGAGGTGGCCCGGATGGATAATCCGGTTGGCTGGCTATACCGGGTAGCCTCCAATTTATCACTTTCTCACTTGCGCCAGCTAACAAAGCAGCAGCAAGGATTACAGCAGTTGTCTGCAATAGCGCAACATGACGAAAAAACAGTAGAAGATGCATTAGGCGCAAAAGAGCTGGCAAAACTTATTGAACAGGCCATTGCACAATTGCCGCCAAAACGACAGGAAATTTTCAGACTTAGCCGTTCTCAAGGCTTAAATCATAAGGAAATTGCAACAAGTCTGGGATTGTCGTCTAATACCGTCAAAGATCAGTTGGTGATATCCCTGAAATTCATCAAAGCACTCATATATAAACAAACAGGAATTTCCTTGTCTGTTTTGCTGATTATTCGCTTTTTTGAAAAAAAAATGTAA
- a CDS encoding SDR family oxidoreductase → MKILLTGATGYIGQRLLPVLLEKGHHVVCCVRNAAAFNTSRFGNGNLITVIEADLSNPDTLKNIPADIDAAYYLVHSMSTAGAFSQKEEQSARNFITAIDNTSARQVIFLSGIINGKKLSGHLSSRKRVEEVLGAGRTPLTTLRAGIIVGSGSASFEIIRDLVEKLPVMVAPRWLHTKCQPIAIRNVIEFLSAVLLQEFSFGEHYDIYGPDILTYKQMLLQFAEVRKLKRRIVTVPVMTPRLSSYWLYFVTSTSYPLARNLVDSMRVDVVARPNELPQKCNVQLIPYKEAIRIAFDKIEQNLVLSSWKDAMGSIYSKNMIEKQLEVPQFGVFTDKKTLETKDPERAADRIFAIGGQSGWYYADWLWNFRGFLDKLFGGVGLTRGRKNKSQVAVGDTLDFWRVIYASREEKRLLLYAEMKLPGEAWLEFHIKGNTVFQTATFRPLGLAGRLYWYSVLPFHYFIFNGMIKKITD, encoded by the coding sequence ATGAAAATATTACTTACCGGAGCCACCGGCTATATAGGCCAGCGGTTGTTGCCCGTATTATTGGAGAAAGGGCATCACGTGGTTTGTTGCGTGCGCAATGCCGCCGCGTTTAATACCAGCCGTTTTGGTAACGGCAACCTGATCACTGTAATTGAAGCTGACCTTTCAAACCCTGATACCCTCAAAAATATACCCGCTGATATCGATGCTGCTTATTACCTGGTGCATTCCATGAGCACCGCCGGCGCCTTCAGCCAAAAAGAAGAACAATCGGCCCGCAACTTTATTACCGCAATCGATAATACAAGCGCCCGGCAGGTCATCTTCTTAAGTGGCATCATCAACGGGAAAAAGTTATCTGGTCACCTCTCGTCCCGCAAGAGGGTGGAAGAAGTGCTGGGCGCAGGCCGAACGCCGCTTACTACCTTACGCGCCGGTATCATTGTAGGATCGGGTAGTGCCTCTTTTGAAATTATCCGCGACCTGGTCGAAAAGCTCCCCGTAATGGTCGCTCCCAGGTGGTTGCATACCAAATGCCAGCCTATTGCTATCCGTAATGTCATAGAATTCCTGTCCGCGGTGTTATTGCAGGAGTTTAGTTTCGGTGAACATTATGATATCTATGGTCCCGATATCCTTACTTATAAACAAATGCTGCTGCAGTTTGCAGAAGTACGTAAACTAAAACGCCGTATCGTCACCGTGCCCGTAATGACGCCCCGGCTATCATCCTACTGGCTATATTTTGTGACCTCTACTTCTTACCCGCTGGCCCGCAACCTGGTCGATAGTATGCGGGTAGATGTAGTGGCCAGGCCTAATGAGCTGCCGCAGAAATGCAACGTGCAACTGATCCCCTATAAAGAAGCGATAAGGATTGCATTCGATAAAATAGAACAGAACCTGGTATTGTCCAGCTGGAAAGATGCCATGGGTAGCATCTATTCCAAAAACATGATAGAAAAGCAGTTAGAAGTGCCCCAGTTTGGTGTGTTCACCGATAAAAAGACATTGGAAACCAAAGATCCGGAAAGAGCGGCCGACCGCATTTTCGCCATCGGCGGCCAGTCGGGCTGGTATTACGCCGATTGGCTTTGGAACTTCCGCGGCTTCCTCGATAAACTCTTCGGTGGGGTCGGCCTCACCAGGGGGCGTAAAAACAAATCCCAGGTTGCTGTAGGGGATACCCTCGACTTCTGGCGGGTAATCTATGCCAGCCGCGAAGAAAAACGGTTGCTGCTCTACGCCGAAATGAAACTCCCGGGTGAAGCCTGGCTTGAATTTCACATAAAAGGCAATACCGTATTTCAAACCGCCACCTTCCGCCCCCTGGGTTTAGCTGGCAGGTTATACTGGTATTCAGTACTGCCATTTCACTATTTTATTTTTAATGGAATGATTAAGAAGATTACTGATTGA
- a CDS encoding isoaspartyl peptidase/L-asparaginase family protein, translating to MRKPVLLLLLLCLALGDTLHAQTKYVLVIHGGAGTILKENITSQAEAAYLAGLTSALQAGYAIIQKGGKSLDAVEAAIHVLEDNPLFNAGKGAVFTHDGRNEMDAAIMDGSNLAAGAVAGVTTIKNPISAAKAVMEKSRHVMMAGPGAEKFAKEAGVTIVDTSYFRTKERWEGLQKAIKEDSLKAVLEHSGNTAPNAGTINYDYKFGTVGCVALDKAGNLAAGTSTGGMTNKKYGRIGDSPVIGAGTYCNNETVGVSATGWGEFYIRTVAAKTVSDLMEYKELPVAEAAQTVIDKIGKMGGNGGLIALDRKGNVAMPFNTQGMFRGTVTEDGQIKVEMYK from the coding sequence ATGAGAAAACCGGTTCTATTGCTCCTGCTCCTGTGTCTGGCATTAGGTGATACGCTGCACGCACAAACCAAATATGTACTCGTCATTCACGGTGGCGCCGGCACCATTCTGAAAGAGAATATAACCTCCCAGGCCGAAGCTGCCTACCTGGCTGGACTTACCAGCGCCTTGCAGGCTGGGTATGCGATAATTCAAAAGGGAGGTAAAAGCCTCGATGCCGTAGAGGCAGCTATTCACGTGCTGGAAGATAACCCGCTGTTTAATGCAGGAAAAGGTGCCGTGTTTACCCACGACGGACGTAACGAAATGGATGCTGCCATTATGGATGGTAGCAATTTGGCGGCAGGAGCGGTAGCCGGTGTCACCACCATCAAAAATCCTATCAGTGCAGCAAAAGCCGTAATGGAAAAATCCAGGCATGTTATGATGGCCGGTCCCGGAGCTGAGAAGTTTGCTAAGGAAGCAGGTGTTACGATTGTAGATACTTCTTATTTCCGGACAAAAGAAAGATGGGAAGGCCTGCAGAAAGCGATAAAAGAAGACTCGCTCAAAGCTGTATTGGAACATAGCGGCAACACTGCACCCAATGCCGGAACAATCAACTACGACTACAAGTTTGGAACGGTAGGCTGCGTAGCGCTGGATAAAGCCGGTAATCTTGCTGCAGGCACCTCTACCGGTGGTATGACCAACAAAAAATATGGACGCATAGGCGACTCTCCCGTTATTGGCGCCGGCACCTATTGTAATAACGAAACCGTGGGCGTATCTGCCACAGGCTGGGGCGAATTCTACATAAGAACGGTAGCTGCCAAAACCGTTTCTGATCTTATGGAGTACAAAGAATTACCAGTTGCCGAAGCTGCACAAACGGTAATTGACAAGATCGGTAAAATGGGCGGCAACGGCGGCCTGATAGCGCTCGACCGGAAAGGAAATGTTGCCATGCCTTTCAATACCCAGGGTATGTTCCGCGGCACAGTAACGGAAGACGGACAGATTAAAGTTGAAATGTATAAATAG
- a CDS encoding MFS transporter, whose product MKNKDTIYTLQFGLVCLSSFLFSASFNMLIPELPAYLSNMGGAAYKGLIIALFTLTAGGSRPFSGKLTDTIGRVPVMAVGSIVCFVCGFLYPVLTTVAGFLLLRLVHGFSTGFKPTATAAYVADLVPATKWGEAMGIHGVCFSTGLAIGPAIGSAITAHYSINILFYCSSLFALLSIVILANMKDTLPDKQRFRLAHLRIGKNDIFDKRVIPSVVVIFLSYVSYGAILTVIADWSLHLGTANKGLFFMVFTLTSLLIRFVAGKVSDRHGRVPILKISLSLLAISTFMIALANTSWLLMFASGVYGIATGMLSPTATAWTADLSDPAQRGKAMATMYIALEAGIGLGALLAGSLFIEDFAMIPVVFYWCTAITLLSLIYLQFLYKPGRQKSAVA is encoded by the coding sequence TTGAAAAATAAAGATACTATTTACACCCTCCAGTTTGGTCTCGTGTGTTTGAGTTCATTTCTCTTCTCGGCGAGTTTTAATATGCTGATACCCGAATTGCCGGCCTACTTGTCGAATATGGGCGGTGCAGCTTATAAAGGATTGATCATTGCTTTGTTTACACTAACTGCAGGGGGCTCAAGGCCCTTTAGTGGCAAACTAACCGATACCATAGGCAGGGTGCCGGTTATGGCAGTAGGCTCCATCGTTTGTTTTGTATGTGGCTTCCTGTACCCGGTATTGACTACTGTGGCTGGATTTCTCCTGCTAAGATTGGTGCATGGTTTCTCTACAGGATTTAAACCCACGGCAACCGCAGCTTATGTCGCCGATCTGGTGCCTGCAACCAAATGGGGAGAAGCTATGGGCATTCACGGCGTATGCTTCAGCACAGGCCTGGCCATAGGCCCTGCTATCGGCAGCGCCATTACTGCACACTATTCCATAAATATCCTGTTTTATTGTTCTTCCCTCTTTGCATTGCTTTCAATTGTCATTCTTGCCAATATGAAAGATACGCTGCCCGATAAGCAGCGCTTCAGGTTAGCACATCTGAGAATTGGAAAAAACGACATCTTCGATAAAAGAGTGATCCCATCTGTAGTGGTCATCTTTCTTAGTTATGTAAGCTATGGTGCTATTCTTACTGTTATCGCCGATTGGAGCCTGCACCTGGGAACGGCCAATAAAGGCTTGTTTTTTATGGTCTTCACGCTAACCTCGCTGCTGATACGTTTTGTTGCAGGTAAAGTTTCCGACCGTCATGGCCGCGTACCCATTCTTAAGATCTCTCTTTCCTTGCTGGCCATCTCAACATTCATGATCGCGCTGGCAAATACCTCCTGGTTACTCATGTTCGCCTCCGGCGTCTATGGTATAGCTACCGGTATGCTTTCTCCTACCGCTACTGCATGGACGGCCGATCTAAGCGATCCTGCCCAACGCGGTAAAGCCATGGCCACCATGTATATAGCGCTCGAAGCCGGCATTGGCCTGGGCGCTTTGCTTGCCGGTAGTTTATTTATTGAAGACTTTGCAATGATCCCGGTTGTCTTTTACTGGTGTACAGCCATCACCTTGCTCTCTCTTATCTACCTGCAGTTCCTGTATAAACCCGGAAGGCAGAAAAGCGCTGTCGCCTAG
- a CDS encoding acyltransferase family protein — MIQTFLNLVILKKTNTVATLNNGYEVIDTIRFVAISSVIWGHSYLPLDSQSPLAPTDSIIHSVALELGKTGTILFFLISGFLLNRKIREYTIGTFMKSRLRSTILPWVTVILFFAVMYACFDPVFQSVLLPSDSMKLVKEMGLILKMMVFHYSFWFIPVFLVSVSVLIILKRLLYDSWLFVLSLCITIFYNCNLYYNWFNASHTTAFLAYVSVMLLGIHVHKNFGSWMAWCSRITWWHWITLYLITLVITCFEGNLLSMHKSVDPYASLRVSNLMNALVVFVGLCKIGPVKWIEKFNPRQTVFGIFLVHNIFGWLFVYTLRQVFKLPAVPYVSLSLLLSVFIFLLNFAFSYLFVCRIRLMKRNYSWSAG, encoded by the coding sequence ATGATTCAGACGTTTTTAAACCTGGTCATCTTGAAGAAAACCAACACAGTCGCTACCCTTAATAACGGTTATGAGGTTATCGACACCATACGATTTGTTGCCATATCCTCTGTAATATGGGGGCATTCTTATTTGCCGCTTGATAGCCAGTCTCCGCTCGCCCCAACAGATAGTATCATTCATTCTGTTGCATTGGAATTAGGCAAAACAGGTACAATACTTTTTTTCCTGATCAGCGGCTTTTTATTGAACAGGAAGATCCGGGAATATACGATAGGCACGTTTATGAAGTCAAGGTTAAGGTCTACCATCCTGCCATGGGTTACCGTTATTCTGTTTTTTGCCGTTATGTACGCATGCTTTGATCCGGTATTCCAGTCGGTACTGTTGCCTTCCGACAGCATGAAGCTGGTAAAAGAAATGGGGCTCATTCTTAAAATGATGGTTTTTCATTATTCTTTTTGGTTTATACCCGTCTTCCTCGTGTCCGTATCTGTATTGATAATACTAAAGCGGTTATTGTATGACAGCTGGTTATTTGTACTCTCTCTGTGTATTACTATCTTTTATAATTGTAATCTCTATTACAACTGGTTCAATGCAAGCCATACCACCGCATTCCTTGCTTATGTTTCAGTGATGTTGCTGGGTATTCATGTTCATAAGAACTTTGGCAGTTGGATGGCTTGGTGTAGCCGTATTACCTGGTGGCATTGGATTACGCTTTACCTTATAACGCTGGTGATAACTTGTTTCGAAGGAAATCTGCTTTCCATGCATAAAAGCGTCGATCCTTATGCTTCGCTGCGTGTCTCTAATCTCATGAACGCGTTGGTTGTATTTGTCGGGCTATGTAAAATTGGTCCGGTAAAGTGGATAGAGAAATTCAATCCCCGGCAAACCGTATTTGGTATTTTCCTCGTGCATAATATTTTTGGATGGCTGTTTGTGTATACGCTGCGGCAAGTTTTTAAGTTGCCCGCTGTGCCATATGTTTCCTTGTCTCTGCTTCTCTCAGTCTTTATCTTCCTGTTGAATTTCGCCTTTAGTTATCTTTTTGTTTGTAGAATTAGGCTGATGAAGAGAAATTATAGCTGGTCTGCGGGTTAA
- a CDS encoding DUF4142 domain-containing protein, whose protein sequence is MKTLQTIAFVAAMGLLGACGNGSNNQDSVDSAKEANDSIIDSQDSLSTISTATPADKASTDFAVEAANGGMMEVELGKLAQTNASSQRVKDFGSMLVKDHSEAGDKLKALAKRKDIVLPDSLGNDAQKHVKDLSKKKGKDFDKAYMDMMVSDHKKDISLFEKASKDAKDPELKAFAAGTLPVLTKHLDSARAISGKKD, encoded by the coding sequence ATGAAAACATTACAAACTATTGCATTTGTAGCCGCAATGGGCTTATTAGGCGCCTGCGGCAATGGCTCGAACAACCAGGATAGTGTTGATAGCGCCAAAGAGGCTAACGACTCTATTATCGACAGCCAGGATTCTTTATCTACTATTTCCACAGCCACACCAGCTGATAAAGCATCAACCGACTTTGCAGTGGAAGCGGCTAACGGCGGTATGATGGAAGTGGAATTGGGCAAACTGGCTCAAACGAATGCTTCCAGTCAGCGTGTAAAGGATTTTGGTTCCATGCTCGTTAAAGATCATAGCGAAGCTGGCGACAAGCTGAAAGCCCTGGCCAAACGTAAGGATATTGTATTACCAGACAGCCTGGGCAATGACGCACAAAAGCATGTTAAAGACTTAAGCAAGAAAAAAGGTAAAGATTTTGACAAGGCCTATATGGACATGATGGTAAGTGACCATAAGAAAGATATCAGTTTGTTTGAAAAGGCATCTAAAGATGCAAAAGACCCTGAACTGAAGGCTTTTGCTGCCGGTACGCTGCCTGTGCTAACGAAACACCTGGACTCTGCAAGAGCTATTAGCGGCAAAAAAGACTAG